A stretch of Methanococcus voltae PS DNA encodes these proteins:
- a CDS encoding tRNA (cytidine(56)-2'-O)-methyltransferase — translation MIEVMRLGHRGERDKRISTHVALTSRALGASNIIFTSGDKHVHGSVDRITESWGGDFQFKVADSWKSYVKEFKKNNGVVAHLTMYGENINEIMPEIIGRVYPTEGTESNKCENQKEEPKNLLVIIGAEKVPREAYELADYNVSVGNQPHSEVAAIAIFLDRLTMGKNLYSEYEDATIRVIPCKNGKNVIMSDLEGECDDFDKECSEDN, via the coding sequence ATGATAGAAGTAATGAGATTAGGGCACAGGGGCGAACGAGATAAGAGGATTTCCACACACGTGGCACTTACTTCAAGAGCGTTAGGTGCAAGTAATATAATATTTACAAGTGGCGATAAACACGTACATGGAAGCGTAGATAGGATAACAGAAAGCTGGGGCGGAGATTTTCAATTTAAAGTAGCTGATTCTTGGAAATCTTACGTAAAAGAATTTAAAAAAAATAATGGTGTTGTAGCACATTTGACTATGTACGGCGAAAATATCAACGAAATAATGCCTGAAATTATAGGAAGGGTTTATCCTACAGAAGGTACTGAATCAAATAAATGTGAAAATCAAAAAGAAGAACCTAAAAATCTTTTGGTAATCATCGGTGCTGAAAAAGTACCTCGTGAAGCTTATGAATTAGCAGATTACAACGTTTCAGTAGGTAATCAGCCACATTCTGAAGTTGCAGCAATTGCCATATTTTTGGATAGGTTAACAATGGGTAAAAATTTGTATTCGGAATATGAAGATGCTACAATAAGAGTAATACCTTGTAAAAATGGTAAAAATGTTATCATGAGTGATTTAGAGGGGGAATGTGACGATTTTGATAAAGAATGCAGTGAAGATAATTAA
- the dcd gene encoding dCTP deaminase produces the protein MMLSDTDILNELNAGNLEITPFNEKCVGPCSYDVTLGSEFIRYSSPVYDIKEELKPIKFSIDDSIMICPLNYHLDEPTIEYLKEKYNIDKIVSGGLLGTTNEYIKLPNDICAQYQGRSSFGRVFLQSHQTAGWIDTGFHGKITLEIVAYDKPVILYKNQRIGQLIFSKTLTPSKVGYSERECSKYAGQNSVMHSLIKKDFE, from the coding sequence ATGATGTTAAGTGATACTGATATATTAAATGAACTAAATGCGGGAAATTTGGAAATAACTCCATTCAATGAAAAATGCGTGGGTCCATGCTCTTATGACGTTACACTGGGAAGTGAATTTATAAGGTATTCAAGCCCTGTTTATGATATTAAGGAAGAATTAAAACCTATAAAGTTTAGTATCGACGATTCAATAATGATATGTCCTTTAAATTATCATCTTGATGAACCTACAATTGAGTATCTTAAAGAAAAATACAATATCGATAAAATCGTTAGTGGTGGTCTTTTAGGTACTACAAATGAATACATAAAGCTCCCAAACGACATATGTGCACAATATCAAGGTAGAAGTAGTTTTGGAAGAGTGTTTTTACAATCCCACCAAACCGCAGGTTGGATTGATACAGGTTTCCATGGTAAAATAACTTTGGAAATCGTAGCTTATGATAAACCAGTAATCTTGTACAAAAATCAAAGAATTGGGCAGTTAATATTTAGCAAAACTTTAACTCCTTCAAAAGTTGGTTATTCAGAAAGAGAATGTTCAAAATATGCAGGACAAAATTCAGTGATGCACTCATTAATTAAAAAAGACTTCGAATAA
- a CDS encoding PFL family protein, with protein sequence MYIADEIIETVKMIEYENLDIRTTTLGVNLKDCVDKDLDLLKDNIYQKVTGLGGNLVETADAVANKYGIPIVNKRISVTPIGLIMGPTLKGLNKEEAIDACVEVGVTLDKIAKDVGVDFIGGYSALVQKKATPEEKRLIQSIPKLMTKTDRVCSSVNVATTKAGINMYAVKKMGEIIKETSLITKDAIGCAKIVVFCNAPEDNPFMAGAFHGVGEGDSVINVGVSGPGVVRAVLEKLPGEKIDVVSDQIKKTAFKITRMGELIGGEVAKNLDVEFGIVDLSLAPTPAIGDSIANILEAMGLERCGTHGTTAALALLNDAVKKGGAMASRNVGGLSGAFIPVSEDAGMIEAAEVGALKIEKLEAMTCVCSVGLDMIAVPGKTPASTISGIIADEMAIGMVNKKTTAVRLIPVPNKDVGDHVEYGGLLGTAPIMPVSEFSSEEFIERGGRIPAPIQSMTN encoded by the coding sequence ATGTATATTGCCGATGAGATTATAGAAACCGTAAAAATGATTGAATATGAAAATTTGGACATAAGAACAACCACCTTGGGAGTTAACTTAAAGGACTGTGTAGATAAAGATTTGGACCTCTTGAAGGATAACATTTACCAAAAAGTGACTGGATTGGGTGGAAATCTCGTAGAAACAGCAGACGCTGTAGCTAATAAATACGGAATTCCAATCGTAAACAAAAGGATATCCGTAACCCCTATTGGTTTAATAATGGGACCAACCTTAAAAGGATTAAACAAAGAAGAAGCTATTGACGCATGTGTAGAAGTAGGTGTTACACTCGATAAAATCGCAAAGGACGTAGGTGTAGATTTTATTGGTGGTTACTCAGCATTAGTTCAAAAGAAAGCAACTCCTGAAGAAAAACGATTAATTCAATCAATACCTAAATTGATGACAAAAACAGATAGAGTATGTTCATCAGTAAACGTTGCTACCACAAAAGCTGGTATAAACATGTACGCAGTTAAAAAAATGGGGGAAATCATAAAAGAAACCTCATTAATAACAAAAGACGCAATTGGTTGTGCTAAAATCGTTGTATTTTGTAATGCACCAGAAGATAACCCGTTCATGGCAGGGGCTTTCCACGGTGTTGGAGAAGGAGACTCAGTTATAAACGTGGGAGTTTCAGGTCCAGGTGTAGTTAGAGCAGTACTCGAAAAATTACCTGGGGAAAAAATAGACGTTGTAAGTGACCAAATCAAAAAGACCGCATTTAAAATCACAAGAATGGGTGAGTTAATTGGTGGAGAAGTTGCTAAAAACTTAGATGTTGAATTTGGTATCGTTGATTTATCATTAGCTCCAACACCAGCAATAGGAGATAGTATCGCGAATATCTTGGAAGCTATGGGTTTAGAAAGGTGCGGTACACACGGTACAACAGCAGCACTCGCTTTATTAAACGACGCTGTTAAGAAAGGTGGAGCTATGGCATCAAGAAACGTGGGTGGTTTAAGTGGTGCATTCATCCCAGTAAGTGAAGATGCAGGTATGATTGAAGCAGCAGAGGTTGGGGCTCTTAAAATTGAAAAATTAGAAGCTATGACTTGTGTATGTTCAGTAGGTTTAGATATGATTGCAGTACCTGGTAAAACACCCGCTTCCACAATTTCAGGAATCATTGCAGATGAAATGGCAATTGGTATGGTTAACAAAAAGACAACCGCGGTTAGATTAATACCAGTTCCAAATAAAGATGTTGGAGACCACGTAGAATATGGGGGATTGTTAGGTACAGCTCCAATTATGCCAGTAAGTGAATTTTCCTCAGAAGAATTCATCGAAAGAGGCGGTAGAATACCAGCACCTATCCAATCAATGACAAATTAA